In the Acanthochromis polyacanthus isolate Apoly-LR-REF ecotype Palm Island chromosome 20, KAUST_Apoly_ChrSc, whole genome shotgun sequence genome, AGATGTTTGACTTAGCAGCTTCCTCAGCTAATCGCTAACACTGTCTGTGTGCCATTGGGTGCAGACAGATACCATAAAGTGGGTTTATCAGAGGCTGGTTTTCCTGCTGGAAATGGAGTTGATGGGGGTGAAACTACAAGAGACTAACTCAATGCTAAGAAGCATCGAGGAAACTAACAGCGCTTTATCACAACAAGCCCTTCTACATTAAACGCAATCAATTCATTCTTTGTTAGTACAGAAAATACCGACTAGCGGTGCCTTAAAGGCAAATAACACACATTTGTCTCctttgtgtttctctctttcCTGTTCTGCTTTTCTGTCCGTTTCTCTCTCTGATGTCTCTGAAACTCTTCATGTGCTGAGGGTCTCATTTGATCTACAGCGTCAGACATCTGGAGCAATGCTCCACTAAAACACCTGTTTTCAATTCAAGCAACCGACAGAAACATTTGATTGTTTCTCGCAAGcagattccccccccccccccgctccctctctctttttctccttcCCATTGACTCACAGGCGATTTGTTATGTTTAAGCCAAAGAACAGCTCTCTTATAGGTAACAGACAGAAGAGTAATTTGAATTTGATTAAGACCAATTGTGAGGAGAATATAGTGTATGATTTTCCAGGTATTCTGGCTGCAATTTTGGCACCTTTGCTGCTGAATAAGGTTGCTTTCAAATAGGTTCAGTATGTATGACATCAAAGAGAATTTGCAGTGTCTTGAATGTTTAACTTCTGCTCTTTAATGGAAAATAATAGCCGCTCATGATGGGTATGTTTGATACGAAATCAATGTCAGTGTTTTGGAGTAAAGGTCACATAAGAGGTCAAATGAATTGGCTCAGCAGGAGACTTTTAAATGCAGATGTTTTTCTGGGATAAAACCAACAAGGCAGATTTGCTTTCACAAGTAACAGCGACGTTCCTTTTCTGgcaaaatatatgtatattttatttgGTGTTGAACACATACACTGACGTTCCACGAGACGTGTGCAGGGAGACCAACAGCACCCCAAAAATATCACTACGTGCAGTGATGTGAGAATAAAACTTAAGAATTTCAGTGGCGGCTTTGCTGCCAACTCTCCGAAACACTTAATTATGCCTAATTGTTGAGAggacagaacacacacagaggcaatTAGGAGTGATATGCATGGGCAACTCTTCACAGGGAAACAGCATTCAGGCAAAAGAATAACAAAGAATAATGTTTGCACATTCCATAATACTATGCTAAACTACATGTGTGCAAATAAACTTATGATAGAGGCTATCACTGTGTGTATCTGAATATCAGCACCGTCTACTCAGTGCTTTACCATATacgttttaggtgtttttttttcactttttgctcATGTCTGACAAACATATGTATTCTATAGTGAAATATAAAGGTCctgttttataaaataaatatcaaatatgTCAAATATCAAAATTCCTGCTTATTTAAAAGTTACAACGCTGCATTAGAGAATAGGGATTTCTTCTTAACAGTAAAGGAatagttcaacatttttgggaaacagGAGGAAACAGCTGGCTTGGCTCGGTCAAACTGTTAGAAAATCTGCCTACGAGCACCTCAGCAGTTTAAAACTTTACACGGTGCATCGTATTTGTTTGATCGGAGGAGTAAAAATGTTAATTAGCTGCTTTATGAGGGGTTCGTGGAAGCCAGTAAGAAAAAGCCTTACACGTACTCCCTTCACGCGTAACAGCAATCTGAAACATATTTACATGCTTCAAGTTTATTTCCTTTTGCATTTCACTTCATTACAGTGACCTGCTACTTAAAATCGCATCTGAATGCATCTTATGTTGAGACAGATGGAGGCTTGAAGCAGCTGCTGGTTCTCAGGTCACATGCTACTAATGCTATGTGTTGTAGGACGGAACAATTAATCGATTTCAAATCAGTTTGCAACAATGCAGTCAGCGAATTCGAAAGACCGCAATGTAGGACAGAAGCTGTGCAGCATGTCTGACCCACAGTTTAACCTGTCGTGTAAACAGTTTGACCCATTCATGCTTGTGTGACAATCATACTGTTGATGGTTATGTGGTAAAGCCCCATTGCATTTTTAATCTTTCACACAGTAAATAGTTTaactgaagcttgactttaaaaaataatgtttttactATTTTGCTATGCTAACATGTCTCCTTGCTTTTATTCCTTGCGTCTCTTTTTGGACTCTTAGCGAGGCTGTGAGATGGAAGGAAGAGATGTGAGGATGGAGAAGCCAAAGTTGCCAAATTAGAAATAATTTTTCCACAGCAGCATTTATGACGTGCTGCACAGCTGTATCACCAATCGAAAAAGATGTGGCATTTGCAGAAACGGCTGTTTCCACGCTCTAAGCTCCTTCAGATGCTTCCTCTCTTCTCGAATTGCATTTAAGTAATTGGAAAATCCTCCATGATGGCGGAGGGGGAAAGATTTCCGGATCACAGGAGGTAAAGTGCAAGAGATACCCACAGATTTCCTTGCCAGGTTAGTTGTTTCCCCTTGTTCAAGTTGTTATGCTAAACTAAGCTAATCAGCTAACAGAAGTAGCAGTATTTCCCAAAACCTCAAACTGCTCCTTTAAAGGTCTaatgatataaaaaaaagataattgcATACAGTGTGCATCTTAAATATATGCAGGAATGGAAGGATATACATATTGAATGTCTCATATGCAAAAGTAGGCATGCcgatgtgtgtgtacatacgCACATACATACAAAAGCACCATCACACATGTAcgtacacacactcacacacactcacattcagatGTACAATTGGTCACTGCTCAACCAGCCGAAGTACTTCAAGCAAAAGCAGTACTTATACTAATAGTTTTCCACtaaaaacaaatctcacaattaaaGTCTAAACAGGTGAGGAATATACATTAGAAATAATAACAGAATATGTGGACTAGATGACTGTGTTTTTCATCAACCAGTATTCTTCCTTAATTTTGGTATATTTGTTTGAATCTGCTCTGCGATTCAATACTGTGCAAAACTGTCTGTATTCACAAAATGTACTGATGAATAAAAGGATGGGTCTCTTCTCGGGGGTCACACTGCGACCCAGAGAATTGAAATGTTAGTGCCGCCCTCGTGTGTTATCTGGTTGACTCGTCCTCGGATACAGTCCAGAGTGACATAAAGAGCGGTACCGTTCTGGACCGGAAAGGAGGCTCTGAGTCCTATGCTGGCCCACTCACTCCCTTCAGGCATAGATCCAGACACCTGCTGAGCCACAGGACCTGCCTGCCTGCCCTGATCCGCCGGCCGCTGCAGAGTGAGTTTGACTATATTGCAGGAGTGGATCAGCTTCAGGTTGAGGGCTATGTTCGCTGTCCCTTTCTCGTGGAATATAAAGTTCTTCCGGGCGTTCGGCTCCCCTGAGCGGGCCAAGTGGACCTGCGGCGTGTCCGGGCTGATCTGCTGGAACAACAGCGGCTTATTCCTGACCGCTCCGAAGGGAAGACCGGTCCTGGACACGGTGGCGGTCAACGCCGACGACACGGCTGAAGGAATCCAGATGAGGCTCAACATGCTGATCCCAGTGTTGTCCCCGAAGTAGCGGAGGTTGCACTGTGACGGGGACATGATCTCGAAGCCTAGGGTGTCTCCGCTGTTGACGTTAACGGCACCGGAGAGGGTGATGGAGGTGTCCCTGTAGTTAACGCCCGTCTTAAAGGCTTGCATCGCCTCCTGGCCGGTCCCATTGCGGTTTGTGTATGCGATCAGTGAGAAGCCCTCTCGAATGCAGGTGTGGCCCATGGAGTAAAGTGCCTGCTGGAGGACAAACTTCACCACGCCGCTCTCTGTGAAGCGAACCCCGCGGTTGTCGTGAGTCAGGGTGATCATGTAGGGGTCCGACACCGAGCTCAAGCGGAAAGTTGGCCGGTAGCTGGTCTGGTAGTGAGCCAAGACCGACATCTGAGCCGTCATGGCGACAGCACCCGTATCATGAGACAACCAGAGGAGGCTCAAAGAGGGAGCGGCGACGTCGTACACGTGGAGATCCTTGCTTTGGTTGCAGTGTTGGTTCGGACTCTTCAGCAGCAGCGTGAAGGTGTGGTTCGGCTCCACCTCCACGCCGCTACTGACGCTGACCCCCTGGAAGTACTTCCCATCTGGCTGCTCGATCCGAACCCCACTGATGTCCTGACCCTCCTCTTCCTGGCTTGTGTTGAGCCTCATCCCCACCTGGAGAAAATTCCTGCAGCTGTGCTTTATGGCGAAGTTGTGATCCATCCACACCAAGCCATGCTGCAGGAAGGTCACCTGCCCCGCTTCGTTGGACAGCAGATCGCTGCTGTCTTTGCCTCGTATGTTCAGCTGAAGCCCGGGGAAGATATTGGCGCTGGCGGTCCTGGCAGGGGGAACTGCAACTTTCGCCACCCAAGACCCAGAGAGGCGGCTCTCCGAAAGCTGGCCGCAGACGGCGTCACTGACCGCCGTGCAGGGAACAGTGATGGGTTCTCCGTCGCAGTCCGAGCAGGCCTGACACTCCTGCAGCTCCTGATTGTAGAAGTAGTCGTGACCACACAAGCCCATCACTGCTTCTCTCTCAGAAACCCCCAGACACCGGAATCCTCctgcacaacaaaaacaccaaaacagccTCTATAACAGCTGCACAGACACCCAATTCAGCACATTACGATTGCTTTCTCAGTACAAATAATGCACCAGGTTACTCCACCGTGGGCAAATCTGTGAGAAAATGTTTCGAAAATAAAAATGGCTTCGATGTCTTTTTCACTCTGTTCACGATTAGAGAtgaagttgctgctgctgattgtCAGCAAAATGAGTGATGAGCTCACCTGGAGTGTTAAGGCACTTCACTCGCTCTCCACAAACGTTTGGTAATTCCAGACATTCGTCTCTGTCCTGCAAGTCATACAAATTAATACGATCATCAGGAACACATCTGGAATATTAATGACAGGGTTCAGCTGATACTTTCTGTTAAGCTTTTTATGCTTTCTCTTGAATTTTTATTCAAGTCAGGGTCGAGATGAGCCATTTAGACACGAGAGTATAAACATTTTCATTACAAATCAGCTATGGGATTTGCTGGCGTGTGTTTGAAAACCACTAACTGATGCGAAACCTCAACTGCTGGCTGAAACGTGGGCTGAGTGATGTGAGGAAATGTCTAATTgcgatttttctgacagatactGCAATTGCGATTTGATTTGCGATAGTGAAGTTCTGCTTCAGTTCAATATCCGATGAGcaatagatttaaaacatgtgatgGAGCATTACCACAGGAGATAATATCAGAAGCACCACTGTCACACAAGCAAGAAGCATAAATTAGGGAACACAATTGACATGTTTGCTTAAAACCTGAATCGAATGTGCTGCAAATAAAGATTTTGATTGAAATGAATGTATTCTTCAGCCTGACTGGAACCACACATCACAGATAACACCCTAAAGGACAGTACCTGGCACATTCTGTCTGCCGTCGGGGAGCACTGTGAGATCAGGAAGAAGCCTGGTGGACACATGGTGCACTTCTGACACTGAGGTGGGTCCCTCTGAAAATCACAGTACTCCTCTGACCCACAGGGCGAAGGGCATCCCAGCAGCGGTTGAGGAAAATGAGCCTCCCCAACCACATCCATCACCTTAGAGTCGATGTCCATTTTGTGGACGGCGTAGGATTTCTGCAGGTGGCTTCGGGCCTGGCTCTGCAGCCCGGCCAGGTGGCTCTCGAAGTAGCTCTGCAGCTCGCCCTGCAGGCCCTGGAAGGAAACCTGCTTGACGGTGTCCGAAAGGAGGCCGTACTGGGCCTTGACCACGTCCATCTGCTCGTACATCCGCCGCTGCTGCTCCAGGATCTCGCGCTGCTGGGACAGCAACGCCTCCTGTTGGTCGGCCAGCTTCTGCTGCAGGTCACGAATGATCGCCTGCTGGGCTCGAAGCGCCTCCACCAGCTTCTCCTGCCCCTTGGCGAGCTGGAGGTGCAAGATGAGGGCATCTTCTGACGGAACTTCATTCTCCCCTGAGATGAAAATGCAGAATTAAGATGAAAAGAAACGATAAATGACATTAAGTCCGACTTTGATTTCTCCCGACAATGCAAGTGTGAACACCCACTGACCCTATTTGCTTTGCCCAGCCAAGTGCACTGAAAGTTTCCTATATGGACCCACATCAAAGCACTCTAAATTTTCTGGACAATTGACTCTGAGACATTTTTCCAGTCCAGCTACTCCAGTTGCTCTGCAGgtatcattttttttagctgaagGTCAACAAAGTCGTCCTCTCCCTTTAGAGGAAAGCCCTTTTGCTGATCACTGGTGGGAAAAGTGGGGCTTAAAGTCAACAGAGAGTAATATGTGTTTGGTTAATTTCTAGACTGGCTGCTTTCAGCGCAGGATAATAATTCATCAACTTTTTTTTGAAGACCGTGCAGTGTTTTCTGCTTGTGCATGCAGTATTTGGATAAACTTAGTTGGTTTATAATCTCAAAGCAGCGCTCTTGTTCATATTATTGATGTTAACAGACCTGGTTTGATGTCACATGTGAGCTGGACACCCAAAGGCGCGCTGCCAAGTTCCGAAGACGGATATCCCAACTCGGGGAAATCTCCCAGAAACTGCGCGGCTCTGTCGGACAGATGGACAGGAGGGAGCTGGCTCTCCTCCGAGCCGCTCAGACATCCCTCTCCAGCGCAGGACTTCGCCCGAGCTTTCGGCCGGATCCTCAGCGGCAGCCTGCACTCGATCCCCCTGCACTCCCGGGTGTCGTTGCTGGCTTGAAACTGCCTGAAAAGCGCAGCGCAGTCCGCATCGGTGCATCCTGCAGGTAGAACTTCAGGCAGTCTCACGCGTGTGCCGCGGAGGATCTGGACGCTGGAGCTTGGAGAGCCAGAGTGCGCATGGTGGTGGCTCGCCGCTTTCCCCTGCGCGTTTGGGTTGAACTGCCGCGGAGGTCTGGAGGATCTGCTCCCCGGACAGTGCGCCCCCGTGCACGGTCTTGGATCGCTGGTGTCCCCGCCGTGGCAGTGTGTCCCCCGGCAAACCTCCGCGCTGTGCAGGGACACCCAGGAGATGAGCAGCAACAGCAAGGGTGCTACTGAAACCATTTTTGCGTAAAATACCCTACAAAGGAAGCAGATAtaagatttagaaaaaaatctctCCTGTATCACACCCGGAGACAAACTTTATCACGCTTGGCACAGAAGCTCCAAAGCTGCAGCTCATCACAGAACATTACCTTCAGCTTTGGTGAGACTCGCTTTTCCCGACTGTCAGTACGGAATAAAAACATTAGACGCACGCATTACTGCTGGCTCCCTCCATGCCTGACCCACTCTGAGGGCTTCTGCACTACAATGTCAGTATGTGGCATTCCTAAGACTTAATTAGCATCAGGTTTCCCCGGCCACAAATTAACCCTTCACCCTCCCTGCTCTCAACAGAGCCCCCTTCTGAAATAAAACCACGATCAAACTACATTTTTGATGCGTAAAATCGAAATTTGCGACCTATTTTGAcgataaaatgaaagaaaatgggaCATTTTTCAGTCTCCGGATCATTTTAGATCTTAGCAATCGCTCTGCAGATGACTGTCACTTCTCATTTTGCTCACTGTTGACTTTTCTATGACCCTGCGGCCATCCAAGTTGCAAAAAAAAGTGGCAGCACTTTTTGTGCTATATATCCCGAATGTTGGGACAGCTGCTGGTCCTCAGCCCCTGTGTCCTTCATGTTATACTTGCCTTGTCAACAGCCAGTGCCCCTTTTTTTATAGACGAAGCCAGTAGAGGTCAAACCTTTGTTGAAAGGGACCTATGGCTCAAGTCAGGAATGCGAAACTCACAGCTGGTTTTTGGACCTTCTCCTACACTCTCATGTCTGCGCTTGTGCTCAAACAAGCAGCCAGTGGGAGGTTATGAggctgaagtgtgtgtgtgtgtgtgtgtgtgtgtgggggggggggggtgtctgAGGTTCTGATGcatttgtctgtttatttcAAGGTCAGGATGAAcaaagataaacaaaaatagatgcaaaagtTCCACGTGTCAAAATTTAGCGCATATTTTGTCATAATGTTGACTTATTTATGTGATATTTTTGGCTTCATAAGTCAAGATTTTTGACTTTCCTTGAGAATTTTGAGTAATTATCTAAGTTGTGTCTCATTATCACACAATCCTGTTTGTTCTCTCATCATTTTGACTTAATATATTATATTCTGGACATTTTGTCCTCATAATTGTACCTTATAATATCATATTTTGAACGTTTTGATCGCTATGTTGTCCTAGTATAACATATTTCGGCAATTGGTTCCTCATAATTGTATCTTACTTTATCATATTTTGTACATATCTTTAATACTTTTAACTTGTAAATCTATATTTTGGATATTTGTCcgtgtcatttttgactttgatcaattttgggcatttttctcattttgtcgacttaatacactcaacaaaaatataaacgcaacacttttgtttttgctcccattttttatgagatgaactcagaGGTGTAAaagtttttccacatacacaatatcaccatttctctcaaatattgtccacaaatctgtctaaatctgtgacagtgagcacttctcctttgctgagataatccatcccacctcacaggtgttccatatcaagatgctgattagacaccatgattagtgcacaggtgctCAATGGGGGAtgtgtccggtgagtatgctggccatgcaagaactgtgtgaacaatatttgagggaaatggtgatattgtgtatgtggaaaaagttttagatctttgagttcatctcataaaaaatgggagcaaaaacaaaagtgttgcatttatgtttttgagTGTATATCATATTTCAGatattattttgatcattttaactaATATatgatattttggacattttgtcattttatttttacttaacaCAATGTATTTGGGACTAAATATATAGTATTTTCTCACAACTTGACTTAAATTATCGTTTTTCTGCCATTACTCTCCTTTTTTGTCCGTTTGTCTCACAATGTAGAGTTAGTATATcatatttgacctttttttaacctacaatttgattccattttttagatttcttgacatttttctcATAATTTCAGTTGGTGTataacattttgaacattttttctaaCAAGTTTGACTGAgtatattacatttttgtcatttttttcctcataattTATGCATCGTGCATCATATTAGGGATTTATTTCTCATCTTGACaatatatctttattttttgacaatttttctcATAGTTTGGGCTTCAAAAAATGAAGCTTTCAGAATTTtcttctcacattttggacttTGTACATCATATTTTGTACGTTTTCTTCTGATATTTTTTGACAGTATATCATGTGTTCATGAAAGTCAAGGAATTTGACTCGTATTAAAGGAAACcgacttcatttttatttgtttattggaTTCTGGTAAGAAGTCTTGCtgttcagaaacacaaactggcTGCATacgtgcaaaaaaaaaacaaaccaacaaaacatcCAACCAACTGTTAGTTATTTTTCTGGTGTAAACTTGCGGTGTGGATCAGAAAACCgcagagagaaaagcagcaggtcGGCGGCTTGAGCTGCTCCACACCACCCACTGAGTTCAATGGCGTTTGTCATGTACAGTACAGCCGAGTACAAACAGAGGGCACTACAACACTCCTGTACACATCACTTCACACGTCGTCCTGGTGACAGTCTGTCATCTGCAGTACTACTTCCAACTAACGCTCTATCGGTTTGCAAGGTGCCCACTGGTTTTGTCATTATCACCCCATTTTCTTTTAGTGCCCGGGCCCAAGAAGCGCATTTGGAGGTGTGCTGGAGCGCTCAGGTATAACATGATGGAGACTAATGGCTTAAAAGAATGCCTCGCGCCTCACACCTGACCATCTGgggttctgcagcagctttgaaCAGACTTCTCTTTGTCGAGTCGGACTTGTTTGACACTGCAGCTGCCGCTTTATTTGACAAACACGCAGCTTGATTAagttacttaaaaaaaacagtttcttgcCTCCGTGCTCTGATGTACGAGCTGCAATGTCTACCGGCGCAAACGAGTGTCAGAATCCACTCTGTTGGACCACCCTCAGTCTGTCGAGAGGCCGAAAAGACACAACAAAGCAGAGAGATCGCCTCACTCTGCTGCCGAGCTCCACAACCGTTAATCAGTGTGTTTATTTGAGAAATGTTCTCCGAGGCACCGGCGTGTTTAGAAGATGCTCATAGCTAATGGGAGGCTGCCTTTTGGCGTCCATCTGTTTGTCAACCCCTAAAGGGAGGCGGAGGGAGGAAATGAGGGTGGTTGGGACACAAGCCTGTACCCAGAGTGTTTGCTTAATACATCACGAGTCATGAAAGGCTCTTGGAAGCATTCAAGGTTATTTAGTTTCCCTCTGTGGTGCTCAGCTTTACCGTATGATGACAGGACTTCGCCACAGAGAGGGTGGTCTGGCTTTCCCATCGGAGCCGAGGCTGGTCTGGAGGGAAAATGGGACACAGGAGTGCTAATAATAGCAGAATAAGGCAAACGGAGACTTATATTTTCCTAGCAATTGAGAGAATTTGTTCTTATGAGCATTATTCTGCAAGCATTTTGGGATATTTTCTGTGCATTAAGTTTAACCTGCAAGaggatttaaagaaaaaaggatgtgaaatgttgattttttttttcttttggcctCCCAGGTTGACTCAAGgagaaatgcaaataaatagaGCTATCTGTGTCTTCATGGTCAGATAAGAGCCAGAGGCTATTCATAGCTTGACAGTCTTGACTCTCCTTGCTTCCCCACTGAAGATGACCGACCTTGTTGCACCACACCAGTGTCTTAAGATAGTCCTTCCTGCtttcaagcaaagaaaaaacaaagacttgTGTGTGTTAATTAAAGCAATTTGATGTGCTTTGTTAACCTGGAGACACTGTAAAGCAAATAATTCAggatttatgtttgtttttgtagctgaaactgtatttttttttttttagagcagTGGAGCTCAGCTGGACTCTCACCGCTATGACGTGCCATATTACCACTCCTGTCTAAAGACCTGCTGTAAATCAGTATCAGCGAGGTGAATTATTAACCAAGACCCGTCACATTCCTCGAGCTGATTCAGCCGTTTCTCTTGTtccaacttcttttttttcctcctacaAACTTCATCATCTGCTCAAGTGGTTTTCAGTCACTGCTGCAATCTCGACCGGACGCTAACTTGTCCCGGTCCACGTTTTGCAGCTTGAAAACAGTCACAGTGGCGATAAGCAGCTCTGTGGAAGCGGGGGGGATTGGCCCATCGCTGCCCAGACAAGACTGTTGTGAAAGTGTTGAGCTCTGAGGAGGAATGTAGTGACAGGTCTAGACCTGAACTTCCGCATTAAGCAGGAAGAAGTCAACAGTCAGACAGCCAGATGCAATCCACATCAACACACCCAAATCTGCCTGCTTATGACcgtttttgtgcatcttttggCGTTGAGCTTTGTTAGAGAACAACATTTCCAGGTGGAGCTATTGTCCATGAAGCTGTTATCTCGAAAGTAACTGGTGAACAAAAAGGGGATTTGAAAAGGTGAGTTATATCTCTGAGTTACCTTCAGTTAACGGGGAACACCCTGAGTTTGTAAGCGAGGCGTTGTGTTTGTTGTCGTGCTGCCAAATTACACACCGAGCTGCAGCGCGTTGACCTGAACTAGAGAAGTTTTGCGCACAAtctaaataacagaaaatctgtcaaattgTGTGATTTAAAGGCATTCACTGTGATACAGACTCTGAACACTTGTCAAATTGTGTGATATCTTtgcagagaaaatgacagaaatcagtgACTGCCATGAGATATTTTTGTTCCCATGAAATAAAACTTAATTAGTTGACGATAAGGCAGCCATTAGGAGTATTTTAATAAGATAATGTAAGTTCATATGTACGCTTGTCTGCTTTCGGACTGGGTGGACCCCTGCTGTAATGTCAGACTGCTCTATGACTCAATAACCACATGAAACTGATAGGGTTGGCCTCTTATTTTAAAGCTAATATTGCTGTCACTGGCGATAGGAACATTTTGTACGTTTGGCTTTTGAGATGGGGAAATATGAGCTGAATTATCCTAAAAGCGTGTAATTGAAAGTGTCCTTTTGGAAGGAGAAGCCTTTTAGATGAGAAggtgtttactgttttttctgcGTTTTCAATTGGAAAAACTGATCATGACTCATGTGCAACAGAGGTTTTGCATTAAATGTACAAAGAAGGAGCTGTAGGAGTCCTTAACATACAGGTTTGATTTAAAAACCACTTCTGATATGAACTTGTGTATTGTCACTCttgagtcttgttttttttacccccTTCGGcggtttgtttctgctgctgagtCCCTAATTTGCCTACTTTGCAACAGAGTACATGCagttctgtaaacacaaaaccTGAGTATAGATATGTGATCCCAGTAAGAGAGGGAGTTTCTTTACATTATGGTAAACACGCTCTGCTTCGATACGGCTGCTTAGAGTCGATGTCTGGTTTCCATTTTCTTGCTCGTAGCTTGACTTACACATGTGTGGACTTATAGAGAGGCTGAAACATATATTTGAGATTATTTAGAGGGTAATCGTTATCCAGAGGAATGCAGAGGTCACCTTCCTGCGTGCtgtattttctgactttttctgtCGTTTGATACCAGAAGTGTGGTTTTGCGACGTTTTCGGCTCGAATGTCTCCAGTAAGTTTTAATTTGAAGGCCAGGCAAATCACGTCTTTGGTTTCTGGAGAGAAAATGGAAATGGTGCGAAGAGGCAGTGACATTCTTTTACACAGCAGTGTCATCCAAAGTTATGTGAAAAGAAGTTCACAAACTTTCTTGTGTTAAATGCAAAACCTCCTTGTTTTCTCAGTCTCACGTTACGGATGACAAACCTCAGCTGTCATCAGTTTGATCCCTTTGTTGTAACATGTTCGATCAAAATGGAAAACTGAGCTCACTTCAAAGAGCTTTACGCAGCAGTAATGGTTCTCTCACATAGCGTTAAGTCATGCTGGCCTTCCACTTCCAACTCAGAGTTctacagaaatctttcacaacGGATGAACATATCAGCTCTGATATCTTGAGTCAAGACGTTCTTTTGTTCTGTCATTATTTGAGACAAGTGAAAAATTggggaaaaatacatttttcttctttcttgctGACAGTATGATGAGAAGACTGatattctgtctttctgtcaaagcttgttagcttagcatgaagactaaAGATCAGTGCAAACAGCCAACCAATAGAAAAATGTCACATAGTCTAACTCTGaagtttaaaaataagaattaaatAGTACATTCTATGCCATTTAAAGCGATATAGTGATTTTGGCATCATTTTTATGCCACTCAGGTACATCTGTGTCATATCTGTGCATTTTGCGGTTACTGTCATTTTATGGTGTaaaaaaacttgtaaaatgGTTCAGGGGGCCACTATGGTAATTATAGGTTTCTAGCAAACAGGTGACAGTGGCAGC is a window encoding:
- the nell3 gene encoding uncharacterized protein nell3 — translated: MVSVAPLLLLLISWVSLHSAEVCRGTHCHGGDTSDPRPCTGAHCPGSRSSRPPRQFNPNAQGKAASHHHAHSGSPSSSVQILRGTRVRLPEVLPAGCTDADCAALFRQFQASNDTRECRGIECRLPLRIRPKARAKSCAGEGCLSGSEESQLPPVHLSDRAAQFLGDFPELGYPSSELGSAPLGVQLTCDIKPGENEVPSEDALILHLQLAKGQEKLVEALRAQQAIIRDLQQKLADQQEALLSQQREILEQQRRMYEQMDVVKAQYGLLSDTVKQVSFQGLQGELQSYFESHLAGLQSQARSHLQKSYAVHKMDIDSKVMDVVGEAHFPQPLLGCPSPCGSEEYCDFQRDPPQCQKCTMCPPGFFLISQCSPTADRMCQDRDECLELPNVCGERVKCLNTPGGFRCLGVSEREAVMGLCGHDYFYNQELQECQACSDCDGEPITVPCTAVSDAVCGQLSESRLSGSWVAKVAVPPARTASANIFPGLQLNIRGKDSSDLLSNEAGQVTFLQHGLVWMDHNFAIKHSCRNFLQVGMRLNTSQEEEGQDISGVRIEQPDGKYFQGVSVSSGVEVEPNHTFTLLLKSPNQHCNQSKDLHVYDVAAPSLSLLWLSHDTGAVAMTAQMSVLAHYQTSYRPTFRLSSVSDPYMITLTHDNRGVRFTESGVVKFVLQQALYSMGHTCIREGFSLIAYTNRNGTGQEAMQAFKTGVNYRDTSITLSGAVNVNSGDTLGFEIMSPSQCNLRYFGDNTGISMLSLIWIPSAVSSALTATVSRTGLPFGAVRNKPLLFQQISPDTPQVHLARSGEPNARKNFIFHEKGTANIALNLKLIHSCNIVKLTLQRPADQGRQAGPVAQQVSGSMPEGSEWASIGLRASFPVQNGTALYVTLDCIRGRVNQITHEGGTNISILWVAV